Proteins encoded together in one Gouania willdenowi unplaced genomic scaffold, fGouWil2.1 scaffold_85_arrow_ctg1, whole genome shotgun sequence window:
- the LOC114460963 gene encoding metastasis suppressor protein 1-like isoform X2: METVMERESSSALGGLFQTTIGDMKGSYPVWDDFISKASKLQSQLRATVVTVAAFLDAFQRVADLATNSRGGTRDIGSSLTRMCLRHRSIEAKLRQFSMVFLDCLINPLQEQMEEWKRAVNVLDKEHAKEYKKARHEIKKRSSDTLKLQKKAKKADVFGRGDLQPQLDVALQDVSDKVVMLEEMEKQALRKALVEERSRFCCFVSLLRPVVEEEMSMLGEITHLQTLTDDLRILTMDPHKLPASSEQVIVDLKGSECCWSFQTPPSSPNSSVCSSLNSVTSSDSRSSGSLSLSHSPSSHFRFRCSSSSSSSALPPQTNTRLSSVSSHDSGFISHDAFTSKPSPTATIHDRLMDWTKAGPYDHPVLRKNKERRETTDPSSHLGTADVTAGVEPPGVKGHMVTSPKVRSAERDTHEELVRVLARGLHLDIHDSSRDSLQGSSGYSSQTNTPCCSEDAIPSQLSDCDNFSVVADQDAEQQPSTTDFNKSSIVPRNSDIIQSYRRMFSSKRPASTVGATPHSSVPAATPGVATIRRTPSSKPNLRRPNLSLGPIPIRPPMIPVKTPTVPEQPGFPYGGPRTPTTPSSPGDDLKLVSSRSAPWEFQHEESDPPTPPPQPGRWGSEREIRFLPELLEEAEYGQVEDYLVAIRRGVKLKNTTTNDRSAPMIH, encoded by the exons ATGGAGACGGtgatggagagagagagcagcagcGCCCTGGGGGGGCTGTTCCAGACCACCATTGGAGACAtgaag GGCAGTTATCCAGTGTGGGACGACTTCATCAGCAAAGCCAGCAAACTACAGTCACAGCTCAG GGCGACCGTTGTCACGGTAGCAGCGTTCCTTGATGCCTTTCAGAGGGTGGCAGACCTCGCAACCAACAGCCGAG gAGGAACCAGAGATATCGGTTCATCTCTGACCAGGATGTGTTTGAGGCATCGCAGCATCGAGGCCAAGCTACGACAGTTCTccat GGTGTTTCTGGACTGTCTGATCAACCCACTGCAGGAGCAGATGGAGGAGTGGAAGAGAGCGGTCAACGTGTTGGACAAGGAGCACGCTAAGG AGTATAAAAAAGCTCGTCATGAGATAAAGAAGAGGTCGTCAGATACGCTGAAGCTGCAGAAGAAGGCTAAGAAAG CCGATGTTTTTG GGCGGGGCGACCTACAGCCTCAGCTGGACGTGGCTCTGCAGGACGTGAGCGATAAAGTTGTGATGCTGGAGGAGATGGAGAAACAGGCTCTGAGGAAAGCTTTAGTGGAGGAGAGGAGTCGCTTCTGCTGCTTCGTTTCTCTGCTCAGGCCTGTAGTG GAGGAGGAGATGTCTATGCTGGGTGAGATCACACACCTTCAGACTCTCACTGACGACCTGAGGATTCTGACCATGGACCCACACAAGCTGCCAGCCTCTAGTGAACAG gtgaTCGTAGATCTCAAAGGCTCTGAGTGTTGTTGGTcatttcaaactcctccttcaTCACCAAACTCCAGCGTGTGCAg cagTCTGAACAGCGTGACCAGCAGTGACTCTCGCTCTAgcggctctctctctctctcccactcTCCTTCCTCTCACTTCCGTTTCCgctgctcttcctcctcctcttcctcggcTCTTCCTCCTCAGACCAACACTCGTCTGTCGTCCGTCTCGTCCCACGATTCGGGTTTCATCTCCCACGACGCGTTCACCTCCAAACCCTCGCCGACCGCCACCATCCACGACCGACTGATG GACTGGACAAAAGCGGGTCCGTACGACCATCCTGTGCTGAGGAAAAACAAAGAGAGGAGAGAAACTACAGATCCCAGCAGCCACCTGGGCACTGCTGATGTCACAGCAGGGGTGGAGCCTccaggggtcaaaggtcacatggTGACTTCACCAAAAGTCAGATCG GCGGAGCGTGACACTCACGAGGAGCTGGTCCGGGTCCTAGCTCGAGGTCTCCATCTGGACATCCATGACTCCAGCAGAGACTCCCTGCAGGGATCCAGTGGTTACAGCAGCCAGACCAACACGCCGTGCTGTTCTGAGGATGCCATTCCCTCACAGC TGTCTGACTGCGACAACTTCTCCGTCGTTGCGGATCAGGACGCGGAGCAGCAGCCATCGACGACGGACTTTAACAAGTCCTCCATCGTCCCCAGAAACAGTGACATTATCCAGTCCTACCGTCGCATGTTCTCATCAAAACGTCCCGCCTCCACGGTCGGTGCAACCCCCCACTCATCCGTTCCCGCCGCCACCCCCGGGGTCGCGACCATCCGGAGGACACCATCCTCCAAACCCAATCTGCGTCGCCCCAACCTCAGCCTCGGCCCCATTCCCATCAGGCCCCCCATGATTCCAGTCAAGACCCCCACCGTGCCAGAGCAGCCGGGGTTCCCCTACGGCGGACCTCGGACCCCGACCACGCCCTCGTCCCCGGGCGACGATCTCAAGCTGGTGTCATCCAGGTCCGCTCCGTGGGAGTTCCAGCATGAAGAGTCAGATCCTCCCACGCCTCCGCCACAGCCGGGCAGGTGGGGGTCGGAGCGGGAGATCCGTTTTCTCCCGGAGCTCCTGGAGGAGGCGGAGTACGGGCAGGTAGAGGACTATCTGGTGGCTATCCGGCGAGGAGTCAAACTGAAGAACACGACGACTAACGACCGGTCGGCCCCGATGATTCACTGA
- the LOC114460963 gene encoding metastasis suppressor protein 1-like isoform X3, whose product METVMERESSSALGGLFQTTIGDMKGSYPVWDDFISKASKLQSQLRATVVTVAAFLDAFQRVADLATNSRGGTRDIGSSLTRMCLRHRSIEAKLRQFSMVFLDCLINPLQEQMEEWKRAVNVLDKEHAKEYKKARHEIKKRSSDTLKLQKKAKKADVFGRGDLQPQLDVALQDVSDKVVMLEEMEKQALRKALVEERSRFCCFVSLLRPVVEEEMSMLGEITHLQTLTDDLRILTMDPHKLPASSEQVIVDLKGSECCWSFQTPPSSPNSSVCSLNSVTSSDSRSSGSLSLSHSPSSHFRFRCSSSSSSSALPPQTNTRLSSVSSHDSGFISHDAFTSKPSPTATIHDRLMDWTKAGPYDHPVLRKNKERRETTDPSSHLGTADVTAGVEPPGVKGHMVTSPKVRSQAERDTHEELVRVLARGLHLDIHDSSRDSLQGSSGYSSQTNTPCCSEDAIPSQLSDCDNFSVVADQDAEQQPSTTDFNKSSIVPRNSDIIQSYRRMFSSKRPASTVGATPHSSVPAATPGVATIRRTPSSKPNLRRPNLSLGPIPIRPPMIPVKTPTVPEQPGFPYGGPRTPTTPSSPGDDLKLVSSRSAPWEFQHEESDPPTPPPQPGRWGSEREIRFLPELLEEAEYGQVEDYLVAIRRGVKLKNTTTNDRSAPMIH is encoded by the exons ATGGAGACGGtgatggagagagagagcagcagcGCCCTGGGGGGGCTGTTCCAGACCACCATTGGAGACAtgaag GGCAGTTATCCAGTGTGGGACGACTTCATCAGCAAAGCCAGCAAACTACAGTCACAGCTCAG GGCGACCGTTGTCACGGTAGCAGCGTTCCTTGATGCCTTTCAGAGGGTGGCAGACCTCGCAACCAACAGCCGAG gAGGAACCAGAGATATCGGTTCATCTCTGACCAGGATGTGTTTGAGGCATCGCAGCATCGAGGCCAAGCTACGACAGTTCTccat GGTGTTTCTGGACTGTCTGATCAACCCACTGCAGGAGCAGATGGAGGAGTGGAAGAGAGCGGTCAACGTGTTGGACAAGGAGCACGCTAAGG AGTATAAAAAAGCTCGTCATGAGATAAAGAAGAGGTCGTCAGATACGCTGAAGCTGCAGAAGAAGGCTAAGAAAG CCGATGTTTTTG GGCGGGGCGACCTACAGCCTCAGCTGGACGTGGCTCTGCAGGACGTGAGCGATAAAGTTGTGATGCTGGAGGAGATGGAGAAACAGGCTCTGAGGAAAGCTTTAGTGGAGGAGAGGAGTCGCTTCTGCTGCTTCGTTTCTCTGCTCAGGCCTGTAGTG GAGGAGGAGATGTCTATGCTGGGTGAGATCACACACCTTCAGACTCTCACTGACGACCTGAGGATTCTGACCATGGACCCACACAAGCTGCCAGCCTCTAGTGAACAG gtgaTCGTAGATCTCAAAGGCTCTGAGTGTTGTTGGTcatttcaaactcctccttcaTCACCAAACTCCAGCGTGTGCAg TCTGAACAGCGTGACCAGCAGTGACTCTCGCTCTAgcggctctctctctctctcccactcTCCTTCCTCTCACTTCCGTTTCCgctgctcttcctcctcctcttcctcggcTCTTCCTCCTCAGACCAACACTCGTCTGTCGTCCGTCTCGTCCCACGATTCGGGTTTCATCTCCCACGACGCGTTCACCTCCAAACCCTCGCCGACCGCCACCATCCACGACCGACTGATG GACTGGACAAAAGCGGGTCCGTACGACCATCCTGTGCTGAGGAAAAACAAAGAGAGGAGAGAAACTACAGATCCCAGCAGCCACCTGGGCACTGCTGATGTCACAGCAGGGGTGGAGCCTccaggggtcaaaggtcacatggTGACTTCACCAAAAGTCAGATCG CAGGCGGAGCGTGACACTCACGAGGAGCTGGTCCGGGTCCTAGCTCGAGGTCTCCATCTGGACATCCATGACTCCAGCAGAGACTCCCTGCAGGGATCCAGTGGTTACAGCAGCCAGACCAACACGCCGTGCTGTTCTGAGGATGCCATTCCCTCACAGC TGTCTGACTGCGACAACTTCTCCGTCGTTGCGGATCAGGACGCGGAGCAGCAGCCATCGACGACGGACTTTAACAAGTCCTCCATCGTCCCCAGAAACAGTGACATTATCCAGTCCTACCGTCGCATGTTCTCATCAAAACGTCCCGCCTCCACGGTCGGTGCAACCCCCCACTCATCCGTTCCCGCCGCCACCCCCGGGGTCGCGACCATCCGGAGGACACCATCCTCCAAACCCAATCTGCGTCGCCCCAACCTCAGCCTCGGCCCCATTCCCATCAGGCCCCCCATGATTCCAGTCAAGACCCCCACCGTGCCAGAGCAGCCGGGGTTCCCCTACGGCGGACCTCGGACCCCGACCACGCCCTCGTCCCCGGGCGACGATCTCAAGCTGGTGTCATCCAGGTCCGCTCCGTGGGAGTTCCAGCATGAAGAGTCAGATCCTCCCACGCCTCCGCCACAGCCGGGCAGGTGGGGGTCGGAGCGGGAGATCCGTTTTCTCCCGGAGCTCCTGGAGGAGGCGGAGTACGGGCAGGTAGAGGACTATCTGGTGGCTATCCGGCGAGGAGTCAAACTGAAGAACACGACGACTAACGACCGGTCGGCCCCGATGATTCACTGA
- the LOC114460963 gene encoding metastasis suppressor protein 1-like isoform X1, giving the protein METVMERESSSALGGLFQTTIGDMKGSYPVWDDFISKASKLQSQLRATVVTVAAFLDAFQRVADLATNSRGGTRDIGSSLTRMCLRHRSIEAKLRQFSMVFLDCLINPLQEQMEEWKRAVNVLDKEHAKEYKKARHEIKKRSSDTLKLQKKAKKADVFGRGDLQPQLDVALQDVSDKVVMLEEMEKQALRKALVEERSRFCCFVSLLRPVVEEEMSMLGEITHLQTLTDDLRILTMDPHKLPASSEQVIVDLKGSECCWSFQTPPSSPNSSVCSSLNSVTSSDSRSSGSLSLSHSPSSHFRFRCSSSSSSSALPPQTNTRLSSVSSHDSGFISHDAFTSKPSPTATIHDRLMDWTKAGPYDHPVLRKNKERRETTDPSSHLGTADVTAGVEPPGVKGHMVTSPKVRSQAERDTHEELVRVLARGLHLDIHDSSRDSLQGSSGYSSQTNTPCCSEDAIPSQLSDCDNFSVVADQDAEQQPSTTDFNKSSIVPRNSDIIQSYRRMFSSKRPASTVGATPHSSVPAATPGVATIRRTPSSKPNLRRPNLSLGPIPIRPPMIPVKTPTVPEQPGFPYGGPRTPTTPSSPGDDLKLVSSRSAPWEFQHEESDPPTPPPQPGRWGSEREIRFLPELLEEAEYGQVEDYLVAIRRGVKLKNTTTNDRSAPMIH; this is encoded by the exons ATGGAGACGGtgatggagagagagagcagcagcGCCCTGGGGGGGCTGTTCCAGACCACCATTGGAGACAtgaag GGCAGTTATCCAGTGTGGGACGACTTCATCAGCAAAGCCAGCAAACTACAGTCACAGCTCAG GGCGACCGTTGTCACGGTAGCAGCGTTCCTTGATGCCTTTCAGAGGGTGGCAGACCTCGCAACCAACAGCCGAG gAGGAACCAGAGATATCGGTTCATCTCTGACCAGGATGTGTTTGAGGCATCGCAGCATCGAGGCCAAGCTACGACAGTTCTccat GGTGTTTCTGGACTGTCTGATCAACCCACTGCAGGAGCAGATGGAGGAGTGGAAGAGAGCGGTCAACGTGTTGGACAAGGAGCACGCTAAGG AGTATAAAAAAGCTCGTCATGAGATAAAGAAGAGGTCGTCAGATACGCTGAAGCTGCAGAAGAAGGCTAAGAAAG CCGATGTTTTTG GGCGGGGCGACCTACAGCCTCAGCTGGACGTGGCTCTGCAGGACGTGAGCGATAAAGTTGTGATGCTGGAGGAGATGGAGAAACAGGCTCTGAGGAAAGCTTTAGTGGAGGAGAGGAGTCGCTTCTGCTGCTTCGTTTCTCTGCTCAGGCCTGTAGTG GAGGAGGAGATGTCTATGCTGGGTGAGATCACACACCTTCAGACTCTCACTGACGACCTGAGGATTCTGACCATGGACCCACACAAGCTGCCAGCCTCTAGTGAACAG gtgaTCGTAGATCTCAAAGGCTCTGAGTGTTGTTGGTcatttcaaactcctccttcaTCACCAAACTCCAGCGTGTGCAg cagTCTGAACAGCGTGACCAGCAGTGACTCTCGCTCTAgcggctctctctctctctcccactcTCCTTCCTCTCACTTCCGTTTCCgctgctcttcctcctcctcttcctcggcTCTTCCTCCTCAGACCAACACTCGTCTGTCGTCCGTCTCGTCCCACGATTCGGGTTTCATCTCCCACGACGCGTTCACCTCCAAACCCTCGCCGACCGCCACCATCCACGACCGACTGATG GACTGGACAAAAGCGGGTCCGTACGACCATCCTGTGCTGAGGAAAAACAAAGAGAGGAGAGAAACTACAGATCCCAGCAGCCACCTGGGCACTGCTGATGTCACAGCAGGGGTGGAGCCTccaggggtcaaaggtcacatggTGACTTCACCAAAAGTCAGATCG CAGGCGGAGCGTGACACTCACGAGGAGCTGGTCCGGGTCCTAGCTCGAGGTCTCCATCTGGACATCCATGACTCCAGCAGAGACTCCCTGCAGGGATCCAGTGGTTACAGCAGCCAGACCAACACGCCGTGCTGTTCTGAGGATGCCATTCCCTCACAGC TGTCTGACTGCGACAACTTCTCCGTCGTTGCGGATCAGGACGCGGAGCAGCAGCCATCGACGACGGACTTTAACAAGTCCTCCATCGTCCCCAGAAACAGTGACATTATCCAGTCCTACCGTCGCATGTTCTCATCAAAACGTCCCGCCTCCACGGTCGGTGCAACCCCCCACTCATCCGTTCCCGCCGCCACCCCCGGGGTCGCGACCATCCGGAGGACACCATCCTCCAAACCCAATCTGCGTCGCCCCAACCTCAGCCTCGGCCCCATTCCCATCAGGCCCCCCATGATTCCAGTCAAGACCCCCACCGTGCCAGAGCAGCCGGGGTTCCCCTACGGCGGACCTCGGACCCCGACCACGCCCTCGTCCCCGGGCGACGATCTCAAGCTGGTGTCATCCAGGTCCGCTCCGTGGGAGTTCCAGCATGAAGAGTCAGATCCTCCCACGCCTCCGCCACAGCCGGGCAGGTGGGGGTCGGAGCGGGAGATCCGTTTTCTCCCGGAGCTCCTGGAGGAGGCGGAGTACGGGCAGGTAGAGGACTATCTGGTGGCTATCCGGCGAGGAGTCAAACTGAAGAACACGACGACTAACGACCGGTCGGCCCCGATGATTCACTGA